From Pyrenophora tritici-repentis strain M4 chromosome 1, whole genome shotgun sequence, the proteins below share one genomic window:
- a CDS encoding PcaH, Protocatechuate 3,4-dioxygenase beta subunit, whose amino-acid sequence MTGQTPHKFDPNFTEAVINATGPKATPRVRQLTAGLIRHLHDFARENELTVDEWMVGVELMNAAGRMSDSKRNEGQLVCDVLGLESLVDEITYKLASTAEDEPTATAILGPFYRHNAPELPMGSCIVSKEVNEQGDRTWMHGTVTDFKTGKPIEGAVMDIWHTAPNGLYEQQDPNQPDMNLRGRFTTGKDGKYSLYCLRPVPYPIPFDGPAGKILQALDRHAMRPAHIHFLLAAPGYKPIVTQIFDRESKYLEDDAVFAVKDSLIVDFKPFQGDPKADFELPYDFKMASFEDATKA is encoded by the exons ATGACGGGCCAAACTCCACACAAGTTTGATCCAAACTTTACAGAGGCGGTCATCAATGCGACAGGACCGAAGGCTACGCCGAGGGTTAGACAGCTTACGGCGGGGTTGATCCGGCATCTCCACGATTTTGCGAGAGAAAATGAGCTCACAGTAGATGAGTGGATGGTCGGCGTGGAGCTG ATGAACGCAGCAGGCCGCATGTCCGACTCCAAACGCAACGAAGGCCAGCTTGTTTGCGATGTTCTTGGTCTCGAATCTCTCGTAGACGAAATTACCTACAAACTCGCATCCACCGCTGAAGACGAGCCAACCGCGACTGCCATTCTAGGCCCCTTCTACAGGCACAACGCGCCCGAGCTACCCATGGGCTCCTGCATCGTCTCAAAGGAGGTAAACGAACAGGGAGATCGAACATGGATGCACGGTACTGTCACAGATTTCAAGACAGGAAAGCCCATTGAGGGCGCAGTCATGGACATATGGCATACGGCACCAAATGGGCTGTATGAGCAGCAGGATCCTAATCAACCGGATATGAACCTCAGAGGTAGATTCACAACAGGGAAGGACGGTAAATACAGCCTCTATTGTCTGAGGCCGGTACCATATCCTATTCCTTTCGATGGGCCGGCTGGCAAGATACTGCAGGCATTGGACAGACATGCAATGAGGCCGGCGCATATTCACTTTCTG CTTGCTGCGCCTGGTTATAAGCCTATCGTTACCCAAATCTTCGACAGAGAGAGCAAGTACCTTGAAGACGATGCGGTGTTTGCAGTCAAAGACTCGCTCATTGTGGATTTTAAGCCTTTCCAAGGCGACCCCAAAGCTGACTTTGAGTTGCCATATGATTTCAAGATGGCGAGCTTTGAGGATGCAACGAAGGCGTGA
- a CDS encoding Pyruvate decarboxylase and related thiamine pyrophosphate-requiring enzyme, which produces MGEDKITLGRYMWERIHQIGVDTVFGVPGDFNLQFLDSIYLTPGLRLITNQNELNGAYAADGYSRIKNAPGCLVTTHGVGELSALNGIAGSMSENVKVVHVVGQTTRTMQNAKMMIHHSIGGKPHHQVYNKASEGLRVAAAELWDIESAPKEIDRVLRECVIQSGPVYIFLPLDLSAEMVDAGLLTEKIDLEPKVDKTAQDAAVKAIVAAVAEAKQPTIVVDALVHRFGASEEAKQLVKALNVPFFSAAMGKGIVDETDEQFVGVWNGEISSPGVKEVAKQADLVITLGYVPADTNSAGFSRPLEDGKTIHINPHDVIVKGKSYSSTSIKPLLAALSKALPSTPQHKIPKPTLPGPRIPLDANAAHLTQSALWPAIEAFIRPGDVIVSETGTSNTGVCDITFPADIRLVTQIYYGSIGFATAATLGVDVARRELEEGGQKAGRTILLTGDGSMALTIQEIGTMIKNKSKSIIFVLNNDGYTVERLIWGARQPYNDIVPHNYSHLLPLYNHPNPETSFHRATTKEELKAILEKPQLQQPENVQLVELVLDKMDTSWKLGTVLAWRSEEHKEYLTREGFVDTYGGWGLDGKAGGDVKWS; this is translated from the exons ATGGGGGAAGACAAGATAACCCTCGGACGGTACATGTGGGAACGCATTCACCAAATCGGTGTCGACACAGTCTTTGGCGTACCAGGTGACTTCAACCTGCAGTTTCTCGACTCCATCTATCTCACCCCAGGACTGAGACTCATTACCAACCAAAATGAGCTCAATGGTGCCTATGCAGCTGACGGGTACTCTCGCATCAAGAACGCTCCTGGCTGCCTCGTCACTACACATGGCGTTGGGGAACTCTCTGCCTTGAATGGAATCGCAGGAAGCATGAGTGAGAATGTCAAGGTGGTTCATGTTGTTGGCCAAACAACGAGGACTATGCAAAATGCGAAAATGATGATCCACCACAGCATTGGCGGGAAGCCACATCACCAGGTCTACAATAAGGCCAGTGAAGGGCTGCGAGTTGCGGCTGCGGAACTTTGGGATATTGAGAGTGCGCCCAAGGAGATTGATCGCGTGCTGAGAGAGTGTGTGATTCAGAGTGGTCCGGTCTACATCTTCTTGCCGTTGGATCTGAGTGCCGAGATGGTCGATGCGGGTTTGTTGACAGAGAAGATTGATCTTGAACCGAAGGTTGACAAAACGGCCCAGGATGCGGCGGTAAAAGCTATAGTTGCTGCAGTCGCAGAGGCAAAGCAACCGACGATTGTGGTAGATGCATTGGTACATCGGTTCGGTGCATCAGAAGAAGCGAAACAGCTGGTCAAGGCGCTCAATGTCCCATTCTTCTCCGCAGCAATGGGCAAAGGCATCGTTGATGAGACAGATGAGCAGTTTGTGGGCGTGTGGAACGGCGAAATCAGCTCCCCAGGTGTCAAAGAAGTTGCAAAGCAGGCGGATCTGGTCATCACGCTTGGCTACGTACCCGCTGACACGAACTCCGCTGGCTTCTCGAGACCATTGGAAGATGGGAAAACCATACACATCAACCCGCATGATGTCATT GTCAAGGGCAAATCTTATTCCTCTACTTCCATCAAGCcccttcttgctgctctttCCAAAGCCCTTCCATCAACACCGCAACACAAAATCCCTAAACCCACTTTGCCTGGCCCCCGTATTCCTCTCGATGCAAATGCCGCCCATCTGACACAATCTGCGCTTTGGCCCGCCATTGAAGCGTTCATCCGCCCAGGTGATGTTATAGTTAGCGAAACAGGAACGAGCAATACTGGTGTCTGTGATATCACATTTCCGGCAGACATTAGACTGGTCACTCAAATCTACTATGGAAGTATTGGTTTCGCTACTGCTGCCACACTCGGTGTAGATGTGGCACGACGGGAACTCGAAGAGGGTGGACAAAAGGCCGGAAGGACAATTCTGCTAACCGGCGATGGGAGCATGGCATTGACGATACAAGAAATTGGCACCATGATCAAGAACAAGTCCAAGTCCATCATATTCGTACTCAACAACGATGGATACACTGTTGAGCGGTTGATCTGGGGTGCACGACAAC CATACAACGATATCGTTCCTCACAACTACTCACATCTGCTTCCGCTGTATAACCACCCTAACCCCGAGACTTCATTCCATCGCGCCACAACAAAAGAAGAGCTCAAGGCTATCCTGGAGAAGCCTCAGCTGCAGCAGCCGGAGAATGTGCAGCTTGTGGAACTGGTGCTGGATAAGATGGATACGAGCTGGAAGCTGGGGACCGTGCTAGCGTGGAGAAGTGAGGAGCACAAGGAGTATCTTACGCGAGAAGGGTTTGTGGATACGTATGGTGGGTGGGGTTTGGATGGCAAGGCTGGAGGGGATGTGAAGTGGAGCTGA
- a CDS encoding Dimer-Tnp-hAT multi-domain protein, with translation MPSIPAKRKPEAAEEADTPFKRAQRTRKPTLKALLGDGSQPTQPIELPESTPDPPTEPPTQVIEPPTRAIEPPCKPVQQPEERPRRASPLPILAASQASRLTDEPAWESQLMFDKPEDSIVQPLAFSSAATEASVEEDSAVSVDFRDFEGVDWSRLKGFVAPLSTPRGKASWIFQHGWRVWKEGTHHPDELYFVCKYCHIHKLPNGVHRVTKSTTAANGHLQLDKPGHRLSKDGPILSKPLRKHGQQSLRQAALSGVKFSLEAYKTIGNFDVQEFRQAAALWLVDNNRPLREFETPAFRKMIRLANPEAEAALWRSHNSVSAFVMRLYSWLRPQVVRALAEAESKVHISFDGWTTKGGKRGFFSVVAHYANSKGAIVDLPIALPQLVGAHTGEAIADAVTKILQSFSINRSKLGYFVLDNAYNNDTAVNKLASMYHFSASDRRLRCACHILNLVGQTIMFGRDADAYNNALENTKMEDFYMKEWRKEGPLGVYLDIINYINTPKQWSIFEDCQREAVNSMPTGASGGTREPIKPCVTRWNSYYDCFKRGVQLQQAINAYATYHIRETEQADEQAAIRGNKLPDVPRWMRSDGLTAADWAVITEYMAILQPLKFATDRLQGRGKCGRFGALYEVIPVFESVITELDARLRPYESVNHEPSEAPEDHIPINLRAARRKASNYFTKILQSPIYYAATALHPRYKTYSKRFWRDKPTQLSTAHAKFLRVWAAYKPAAAATTPTPAPKPTMSSFDDAIDAILDEDGEHTLEVEDEYDSWLKEPMWTSDQHKEGPTAVQYWLSLKPKYPHLSRLAIDVLTIPASSSDCERVFAGTGDIIEPQRRKIGAQLLAALVCLQRWTRAGFTTPSTTTAAKHTDEELTEEFAIGTWEEPPAELS, from the coding sequence atgccctctataccagcaaaacgcaagcccgaggctgccgaagaagctgatactcccttcaagcgagcacaacgtacgcgcaaacctacgctcaaagcgctgttgggtgacggcagccagccaacccagccgatagagctgccagaaagtacgccggatccgcctacagagccgcctacacaagttatcgagccgcccacacgggctattgaaccgccatgtaagcctgtacaacaacccgaggagcgccctcggcgggcatcaccactgcctattttggctgcctcacaagcctctcggctcactgatgagccagcctgggagtcgcagttaatgtttgataagccagaggactctattgtacagcctttagctttctctagcgctgccactgaggcttcggtggaggaggatagcgctgtgagcgtcgattttcgcgactttgagggcgtcgattggtcgcgattaaaggggtttgtcgcgccgctgagcactccacgaggcaaggcaagctggatttttcaacacggctggcgtgtctggaaggagggtactcaccacccagatgagttgtactttgtgtgcaagtactgtcatattcataagctacctaatggtgtacaccgagtaacgaagtcaaccactgccgccaacgggcacctccagcttgataaacctggtcatcggctcagcaaagatggtccaatcctaagcaaacctctccgcaaacatggacaacaatcacttcgtcaggcagctctaagcggtgtcaaatttagtctagaggcgtacaagactataggaaacttcgacgtacaagaatttcggcaggcagctgcgctctggctggtcgacaacaacagaccactccgcgagtttgagacgccggcttttcgcaagatgatcaggcttgctaatcctgaggcagaggcggcgttatggaggtctcataacagcgtgtcagcgttcgtgatgaggttgtacagttggctacggcctcaggtggtgcgcgcgttggctgaagccgagagcaaggtacatataagcttcgatgggtggacgacaaaaggcggcaaacgtggcttcttttctgtagttgctcactacgccaacagtaagggcgcgatagttgacctacccatcgcgctgccgcagctggtgggtgcccacactggtgaggcgatagctgacgctgtaaccaaaatcctgcaatccttcagcattaatcgcagcaaactcggctactttgtgctcgataacgcttacaataacgacaccgctgttaacaaactcgcctcgatgtaccacttttctgcctccgatcgccgcctccgctgcgcttgccacatacttaaccttgttggccaaacgattatgttcgggagggatgctgacgcgtataacaacgccctggagaacacaaagatggaggatttttacatgaaggagtggcggaaagaaggaccgcttggcgtgtatcttgatattatcaactacatcaacacgccgaagcagtggagtatttttgaagattgccaacgcgaggcagttaacagcatgcccacaggcgccagcggcggcactcgcgagccaattaagccgtgtgttacacgttggaacagctattacgactgctttaagcgcggagttcagctccaacaagctatcaacgcatacgccacgtaccacattcgcgagactgaacaggctgacgaacaggcagctattagaggaaacaagctgcctgatgtgccgcggtggatgaggtcagacggccttacggcggctgactgggcggtgattactgagtacatggcgatactgcagccgctcaagtttgctacagatcgcctccaaggccgcggcaagtgtggccgttttggcgcactctacgaggtcatcccagtatttgagagtgtgataactgagctggatgcacgccttcggccatacgaatcggtcaaccacgagccatctgaggcgcccgaagatcacatcccgatcaacctgcgagccgcgaggcgaaaagcgagcaattactttactaagatcctccaaagtcccatttactacgcagctacggcactacatccacgatataaaacatactctaagcgcttctggcgcgacaaacctacacaattgagcaccgcgcacgcgaagtttctgcgggtttgggctgcctacaagcctgccgctgctgccacaacaccaacccctgcgccaaaacctaccatgagcagctttgacgacgctatcgacgctatactagatgaggacggcgagcatacattggaggtggaggatgagtacgatagctggttaaaagagcctatgtggacgtctgatcaacacaaggagggtccaacagctgtacagtactggttatcgttgaagccgaagtatccacatctttcacgattggcgatcgacgtgttgactatacccgcctccagctctgattgtgagcgcgtttttgcgggaactggcgatataattgagccacaaaggcggaaaattggcgcgcagttactggctgctttggtgtgcttgcaacggtggactcgtgcaggttttacaacaccaagcacgacaacagcagcaaagcatactgatgaggagctcacggaagagtttgcgataggaacgtgggaagagccgcctgcagaattgtcatag
- a CDS encoding AdhP, Zn-dependent alcohol dehydrogenase has product MTDYNYIFEGWAGHDPDCVKGNLKWETYEPKPWSEDDVDIQISHCGVCGSDIHTLRSGWGPAMYPCVVGHEIIGKAVRVGSNVKHVKVGERVGVGAQAASCLKPDCAMCADGLENHCQKIVGSYNGIFADTQSKSYGGYAKYSRTPGHFVIPIPDGIDSEHAAPLMCGGVTVFSPLRRYGAAGKRVGVIGLGGLGHFAVLFAKAMGAKEVAVISRTRSKEEDAKKLGADRFIATEEDGWSSGTNASSLDLIISTVSSDNMPFSGYLNLVAFRGTFVQVGAPEDPMPGFAAWQLIMSEVHITGSAIGPPKEIKEMLQVVKEKGVKPWTQAIPMAEANRAIVEFEEGKPRYRFVLTN; this is encoded by the coding sequence ATGACAGACTACAACTACATTTTTGAAGGCTGGGCCGGCCACGACCCCGATTGTGTGAAAGGAAACCTGAAGTGGGAAACCTACGAGCCTAAGCCCTGGTCTGAAGACGATGTCGACATCCAGATCTCGCACTGCGGAGTCTGCGGATCCGATATCCATACCCTACGCTCTGGCTGGGGTCCCGCCATGTACCCTTGTGTTGTCGGTCACGAGATTATCGGCAAAGCCGTCCGCGTGGGCAGCAACGTCAAGCACGTCAAAGTAGGCGAGCGCGTGGGCGTGGGCGCCCAAGCTGCCTCCTGTCTGAAGCCCGACTGCGCCATGTGTGCCGACGGACTAGAGAACCATTGTCAAAAGATTGTGGGGTCGTACAATGGCATTTTCGCCGATACTCAGAGTAAGAGCTACGGCGGGTATGCAAAGTATAGTCGTACGCCAGGGCATTTTGTCATTCCCATCCCTGATGGCATTGATAGCGAGCATGCAGCGCCGCTGATGTGCGGTGGCGTGACAGTCTTCTCGCCGCTGAGGAGGTACGGGGCGGCTGGAAAGCGGGTTGGTGTTATTGGATTGGGTGGCCTGGGACATTTTGCTGTACTATTTGCCAAGGCCATGGGCGCAAAGGAAGTCGCTGTTATCTCGCGGACGCGAAGTAAAGAGGAGGATGCGAAGAAGTTGGGTGCAGACCGTTTCATCGCCACGGAAGAAGATGGCTGGAGTAGCGGCACCAATGCTTCTTCGCTAGACCTCATCATCTCGACCGTTTCATCGGACAATATGCCGTTCTCTGGGTACTTGAACCTAGTGGCGTTTCGAGGCACGTTTGTGCAGGTGGGTGCGCCAGAGGATCCAATGCCTGGATTTGCGGCGTGGCAACTTATTATGAGTGAAGTACATATCACGGGGTCGGCTATTGGACCGCCAAAGGAGATCAAGGAGATGTTGCAGGTGGTTAAGGAAAAGGGAGTGAAGCCTTGGACGCAGGCGATTCCAATGGCCGAGGCGAACCGGGCGATTGTGGAGTTTGAAGAGGGCAAGCCCAGGTACAGATTTGTGCTCACAAATTAG
- a CDS encoding Transcription factor Forkhead-HNF3 family: MSTRRSGLRSRRDAQQQSDPDTPDTTPSRKRRRSVASNDSNTTLPNGGDADNPMDPIERQNVLIAALRVPAYIPHAAIDYANDLQSQRNEGKNITAFAKIAARDWCFFVQETQVRIGRADNNSRANPHSSQPNIAGMPASDADRQDWGVHIDLGPERQISRVHAEINFEPTDQKWYINVNSRNGLKLDDRHLTRGEKAPLHSGICISIMSTQMLFLLANTEDHFHPMLWRQVKNEDAAESDNDGNPPPKPHQHAHPGGPTPKREYYPFPPSSHPRHKHESSQASYNQMTSTPGHQPGTPMTFRADNNPRSKGSPANFPRAIVLESGDDIDYTLDSSKDIKPPHSYAQLIGQAILSSEEEMLTLAHIYDYIKVRYAYFRYTTSGWQNSIRHNLSLNKSFEKVARRTDEPGKGMKWKIADSEREEFIRKQLLNPRNKGSGLGYRIDGSGPSSPALGNPSQATERLVGALDRDHGSSQYPPRIKSPPRSATPPLSSFPMATESYTPDRGPRPYGGIKQSPTIRDQDRFVTPAKRLMYESTEGPGPTYIKNDDSRPQLESSPGVDPVKQSVPGMKTDVGNSPPTLYSDAASNNINGNYEPGRMNNALVTPLVTRHAPLLAPPSTAQMPSQYMAFSSPAPFWKFVDLGSTPGKGHLELSPIKLQRPDFKDSGEEEDNHPSSPPMLHGNSAEPEEDKEQDGDDKGDEDEEAGPESPSRTVSRPVSRREIGSQRSRSNSKVNGLGLGIVGNGGMVRGASLTSFEEEPEPEEQSYDLSKGFEKIGSFHRSMAQSHGLASIGSIGSRSTATPPPSHQIARTSVPANM, from the exons ATGTCGACCCGTCGCAGTGGACTCCGCTCGCGCAGAGACGCCCAGCAGCAGTCTGACCCAGACACGCCAGATACCACGCCCTCGCGCAAGCGCAGGCGG TCGGTTGCCAGTAACGACTCCAACACGACGCTGCCCAACGGCGGCGATGCCGACAACCCCATGGATCCCATTGAGCGCCAAAATGTCCTGATTGCCGCCCTACGTGTGCCCGCCTACATTCCCCATGCTGCCATCGACTATGCCAACGACCTTCAGTCACAGCGCAACGAGGGCAAGAACATCACCGCCTTCGCCAAGATCGCTGCTCGCGACTGGTGCTTCTTTGTCCAGGAAACCCAGGTCCGTATTGGTCGCGCAGACAACAACAGCCGCGCCAACCCCCACAGCTCCCAGCCCAACATCGCTGGCATGCCCGCGAGCGATGCGGACCGCCAGGACTGGGGCGTACACATCGACCTTGGCCCAGAGCGCCAAATCTCCCGTGTCCATGCCGAGATCAACTTTGAGCCGACCGACCAGAAGTGGTACATCAACGTCAACAGCCGCAATGGACTCAAGCTCGACGACCGCCATCTGACGCGGGGAGAGAAGGCGCCCCTGCACTCGGGCATCTGCATCAGCATCATGAGTACCCAAATGCTATTTCTGCTCGCTAACACTGAAGACCACTTCCACCCCATGCTCTGGCGCCAGGTGAAGAACGAGGATGCAGCTGAATCCGACAACGACGGAAACCCACCACCAAAGCCACATCAGCATGCGCACCCGGGCGGGCCGACACCCAAGCGGGAGTACTACCCCTTCCCACCATCTTCCCACCCTCGCCATAAACACGAATCTTCACAGGCGTCCTACAATCAGATGACGTCTACACCGGGTCACCAGCCAGGCACGCCTATGACCTTTCGCGCCGACAACAACCCCCGTAGCAAAGGCTCGCCCGCTAATTTCCCCCGCGCCATCGTACTAGAAAGTGGAGACGATATCGACTACACTCTGGACTCTTCCAAAGACATCAAGCCACCCCACAGTTATGCCCAGCTCATCGGCCAAGCTATCCTTAGTAGCGAGGAGGAGATGCTTACACTTGCTCATATATACGACTACATCAAAGTGCGCTATGCCTACTTTAGATACACCACCAGCGGTTGGCAAAACAGCATCCGACACAATCTGTCCTTGAACAAATCGTTTGAAAAGGTCGCGCGCCGCACAGACGAGCCTGGAAAGGGCATGAAGTGGAAGATTGCGGACAGCGAAAGAGAGGAGTTCATCAGGAAGCAGCTACTCAACCCTCGCAATAAGGGTAGTGGCTTGGGGTACCGGATTGATGGATCGGGGCCTAGTTCGCCTGCACTTGGAAATCCGTCCCAGGCTACAGAGCGTCTCGTCGGAGCCCTGGATCGCGACCATGGCTCCAGCCAATACCCTCCTCGTATCAAGTCGCCCCCACGATCTGCCACGCCGCCTCTATCTTCTTTCCCCATGGCCACTGAGTCGTACACTCCGGATCGTGGTCCACGCCCATATGGCGGCATCAAGCAGTCACCAACCATCCGCGATCAGGATCGCTTCGTAACGCCTGCTAAACGACTCATGTACGAGAGCACCGAAGGCCCAGGACCTACTTACATCAAGAATGACGATAGCAGACCACAATTGGAGTCGTCACCTGGTGTGGATCCCGTCAAGCAGAGTGTCCCCGGCATGAAAACAGATGTAGGCAACTCTCCACCAACCCTCTACTCGGATGCTGCGTCGAACAACATCAACGGCAACTACGAGCCAGGCCGTATGAACAACGCTCTTGTTACGCCACTTGTCACACGTCACGCACCTCTACTCGCGCCTCCTAGTACAGCACAGATGCCCAGCCAATATATGGCCTTCTCCAGTCCAGCACCATTCTGGAAATTTGTCGATTTGGGCAGCACACCTGGCAAGGGACATCTTGAACTTAGCCCCATCAAGCTTCAACGTCCAGATTTCAAGGATAGTGGTGAAGAGGAGGATAACCATCCTAGTTCACCTCCTATGCTGCACGGCAACAGTGCCGAGCCCGAAGAGGATAAGGAGCAAGATGGCGACGACAAGGGtgacgaggatgaggaggcGGGGCCTGAGAGTCCTAGTCGTACTGTATCACGACCTGTCAGTAGGCGCGAGATCGGATCACAGAGATCACGATCAAACAGCAAGGTCAATGGTCTTGGGCTGGGTATTGTAGGCAACGGCGGTATGGTCCGTGGCGCAAGCTTGACGAGCTTTGAGGAAGAACCCGAGCCTGAAGAGCAGAGCTATGATCTCTCAAA GGGGTTCGAAAAAATCGGCTCATTCCACCGCAGCATGGCGCAATCCCACGGCTTGGCTAGCATCGGTAGCATTGGTAGCCGCTCTACGGCTACACCCCCACCTTCGCATCAAATAGCTAGAACTAGCGTGCCTGCGAATATGTAG